The Infirmifilum lucidum DNA segment GAAGCATTCCAGTACGCGGTTGATTTCTCTGTGAGGCTTGAGGAGGAGCTAGGCCTTCCGGTAGACGTCCAGGTTCTAAACGAGGCCCCCCTCCCGTTCAAGTTCCACGTCTTCACGGGAGGCAGGCTCATTTTCTCCAGGGATGAGGAGTTAAGGCTCAGGATCCTTGAGGGGGCCGTCAAGGAGTACCTGGACTTCAAGTTCCTGACCTCCCTCATAGCCCGCTTAGCCTAACTACCCCGAGCGCTCTACTAGCTTGCACACACGCCTGGCAGCCGGTTTTTCAAGGTGAAGATAACAAGCCTTATAGGGTGTCCGGGCTATTACACCTCGTGGAGTGTGAAGACATTCTCCCTAGGG contains these protein-coding regions:
- a CDS encoding nucleotidyltransferase domain-containing protein; the encoded protein is MRYYRLDWREREALMEKLRDRVSADGGIVFAYVHGGFLRREFFRDVDVAVWIRDEGEAFQYAVDFSVRLEEELGLPVDVQVLNEAPLPFKFHVFTGGRLIFSRDEELRLRILEGAVKEYLDFKFLTSLIARLA